Proteins found in one Leishmania major strain Friedlin complete genome, chromosome 35 genomic segment:
- a CDS encoding conserved hypothetical protein (previous protein_id=AAZ14245.1), whose product MALLAQLHKHDRAYYDQFAKNSTVQRFVPAWAVRTSQEGHIPTRFTLPLPSHFINTGESAADFEPRAFFLEKALPADMSIDGKVPAFPRCGRSGLFFAREEVVDNLQAAAADLKFSSPFWLHKHHPGLESGYLRLKEGNEAIVISLTASIIGFGDVETVEAAKLHPSLRKAIKSDVNSASGFSVSDEIPLGMNALTGAVTKNPFVCSLPNRGLWLSQEQLLHHNIRLSQHIQQAARAFTLVEIDQWELFNADQLQVPGRLGLRQSLNLAPNETVFQPV is encoded by the coding sequence ATGGCCCTGTTGGCTCAGCTACATAAGCATGACCGAGCCTATTACGACCAATTTGCAAAGAACTCTACTGTGCAGCGCTTCGTGCCTGCATGGGCGGTGCGTACATCACAGGAAGGTCACATCCCAACACGCTTTACACTTCCCCTTCCATCTCACTTTATCAACACAGGTGAATCCGCCGCCGATTTCGAGCCTCGTGCGTTTTTTCTTGAGAAGGCGCTGCCTGCGGATATGAGCATAGACGGAAAGGTGCCTGCCTTTCCCCGCTGCGGGCGCAGTGGCTTATTTTTTGCGCGCGAGGAGGTTGTCGATAACCTTcaggctgctgcggcggatCTTAAGTTTTCCTCTCCGTTTTGGCTTCACAAGCACCACCCAGGCCTAGAATCGGGCTACCTTCGGCTGAAGGAGGGAAACGAAGCTATTGTCATCAGTCTCACGGCTAGTATCATCGGGTTCGGTGACGTGGAGACTGTCGAGGCGGCTAAGTTACACCCATCGCTTCGCAAAGCAATCAAAAGTGACGTCAACTCTGCCAGTGGTTTCTCCGTCTCAGATGAGATCCCGCTGGGAATGAATGCGCTGACCGGTGCTGTCACCAAAAATCCGTTTGTTTGCAGTCTGCCAAACCGAGGACTCTGGCTCtcgcaggagcagctgctgcatcacAACATCAGGTTGTCGCAGCACATCCAACAGGCTGCTAGAGCTTTCACGTTGGTTGAAATAGACCAGTGGGAGCTCTTCAATGCAGACCAGCTCCAGGTTCCAGGGAGATTGGGTCTGCGACAGAGTCTCAATCTGGCACCCAATGAAACGGTTTTTCAACCAGTGTAG
- a CDS encoding conserved hypothetical protein (previous protein_id=AAZ14246.1) → MNGLNYATKCDELDGLLKRYCDHKKRQAKSLQERLKEEVSTNVELRKYIAFLEGKLQAEGENAKQLARSLDDRKRDVNATLMGRERHLHSLAAELESRLRMVEQRERECAEFSTALEERDQHHWADVKSFQRSKALFEAGLAASKKTVRAERQHSRYTEDSLTEHLDDVPGTDRLLLARGCDLGFKTRYIEHVLLFERDECTARVNLLAAEIEERQSLMCSFFCTSTAHLNRLRAEQQEHERQLHRAEDLLCLQQVDLAGRMRKAMDLQQDSYAHAEMQRKVLALQCRRVLRSVGDVVGSFSGLDVEAVMLELEGRIQGILRVPSLDVSKEY, encoded by the coding sequence ATGAATGGCCTCAACTATGCTACAAAATGTGACGAGCTGGACGGGCTTCTCAAGCGGTATTGTGATCACAAAAAGCGGCAAGCAAAATCTCTTCAAGAGCGACTGAAAGAAGAGGTGTCTACCAATGTCGAGCTGAGGAAGTACATTGCTTTCTTGGAAGGCAAGTTACAAGCAGAGGGTGAGAATGCCAAGCAATTAGCCCGGTCGCTTGATGATAGAAAAAGGGATGTTAACGCTACCTTGATGGGGCGCGAGCGGCACTTGCATTCACTTGCAGCAGAGTTGGAGTCGCGACTTCGTATGGTCGAGCAGCGCGAACGGGAGTGTGCCGAGTTTTCGACCGCCCTTGAGGAGAGGGATCAACATCACTGGGCAGACGTCAAGTCATTCCAGAGGAGCAAAGCGCTGTTCGAGGCAGGGCTGGCAGCGTCCAAGAAGACTGTACGggcagagcggcagcacagccgctATACAGAGGACTCGCTGACTGAACATCTCGACGATGTACCTGGCACAGATAGACTTCTGCTGGCGCGAGGGTGCGATCTCGGCTTTAAGACCCGCTACATAGAGCACGTTCTGCTTTTCGAAAGGGATGAATGTACTGCACGCGTAAATCTCCTCGCCGCTGAGATAGAGGAGAGACAGAGCCTCATGTGCAGTTTTTTTTGCACCAGCACAGCTCATCTAAACCGCCTTCGTGCCGAGCAACAGGAGCACGAAAGGCAGCTTCACCGTGCTGAAGATCTGCTGTGCCTGCAGCAAGTAGACCTGGCGGGCCGCATGCGCAAAGCAATGGATTTACAACAGGACAGTTATGCTCATGCGGAAATGCAGCGGAAAGTGCTTGCACTGCAGTGCAGAAGGGTTTTAAGGAGCGTTGGTGATGTTGTCGGATCCTTTTCAGGGCTTGACGTGGAAGCGGTAATGTTAGAGCTCGAGGGCAGAATTCAGGGAATCCTGCGGGTGCCAAGCCTAGATGTGAGCAAGGAGTACTAA